The Lutzomyia longipalpis isolate SR_M1_2022 chromosome 2, ASM2433408v1 DNA window GGTGCGGCAATCGCTGCGTGAAGAAGGCTTATCACGTCATGTGCAGAGATTGTGCACTGAAGCTGAAAGTCTGTGCAAAATGCAACAAATCACCAGAGGATGGGGGTATCGTGCCACCACAGCCATCACCCCAGGAACAGATGCAAATGGATGCGGAGATGCAGCACATGGTCAAGAGGCTCACAGAGAGGAAAAGAAGGACATTCCTGAGATTCTTGAAGAAGGGAAAGAAGAATGCAATGTCTGATGATAAGCAGGAAGACGATCAAACAGAGGATGAGCCGGGTAATTCCGGTGGGAATACAACCAAAAATAATCCCGATACAGTACCCCATACACGCGAGGAACTTCTGGAAAAAATCCAATCGCTCAAACTGTCGGAGGAAGACGATGAATTTTCTGGTAGTGATTTCGATGATGATGAATTTGACGACTCTGATTCCCAAAGTAATTGCTCCCTAGAATAAAAACAGTTCTCCAGAGAGGAGAACCACCAATTAATTGAACTACACGATCTGATAGTAAAACTCCTCTGGGTCTGGGAGAAGGGGAATGTGtggagtggaaaaaaaagtcggtCAATTCGCTTCACGTTGATTTTTATCACACACATggtttaaattgcattttgacGACATGGCAACATCATCCACATATAACCGAATATAATCTGTGAGTATCTTCATCTTCCCATTACCTCGTGACACTGTGCAACAAATAAATCAGTGTGGAGTGGAGACGAAGATACGCAAATTGAAATGGTAGAAAGTAACTTTTGTTCGCGTCTTGTTTATCACAACCATTTCTCACTGTTTGGCATTCATTCACATCACCAACACTCGTGGTGGCTTCCTTCTCTGggttaattgaataattattttttctgtgCACAGACTCCGCGAGCCCTCAAGCTGAGCGAATGTttgcattaatatttttttttattattaaattcaatataattatGTGTCGATTGCAACGGTGAATGCAACAAAATCAATCCCCtggaagaactttttttttgcaattcttttGCATGACCTCATTTAATTGCTCATCATCCCGCAAGAAGTTCGATGCACTACTACGAGCAATCGAGGGGTCAAAaactgaatgaaaaaaaaatgaattcaaagaattaaataattcaacacGCCCCCTCTTCCTTTTAAAAGTATAAAagcttcaaataaattaaaatttatcagatttcttttgatttattgcttCCATATTTTGAAGTGTGATTTTAATCGAGCAActgcaaaaagttttatcaaaattatttattgaaaaaaaaaagaaacattcctttgtatttttttttacataaacatatttttgtgTAATGTACATAcagtcgtgccttggcataagatagtttaggatatactcttcacactcattattttcaatacgcgagagcagtacatcctagactatcttatgccaaggcacgagtGTATCTACAATTTGATC harbors:
- the LOC129789758 gene encoding uncharacterized protein C9orf85 homolog, with product MSTRRGENNRTRPQKHKNHTAFRNDLHDKTPKIKMLNSLHVSEVCEHCRGVIEWKIKYKKYKPLSQPKTCIKCGNRCVKKAYHVMCRDCALKLKVCAKCNKSPEDGGIVPPQPSPQEQMQMDAEMQHMVKRLTERKRRTFLRFLKKGKKNAMSDDKQEDDQTEDEPGNSGGNTTKNNPDTVPHTREELLEKIQSLKLSEEDDEFSGSDFDDDEFDDSDSQSNCSLE